A region of the Gallaecimonas mangrovi genome:
GGTGGTGCGCAAGCATTGCAAAACGTCAGTTTTGAACTGGCAAAAGGGGAAATGGCCTTTCTGACCGGCCACTCCGGAGCAGGGAAAAGCACCTTGCTCCGCCTTATTACGCTGCAAGAAAGGCCTTCTGCCGGCAGGGTAAGCATTAACGGCCACGACATCAGCCGCTTAAAATCGTCCCAGATCCCTTATGTACGCCGCGACATCGGCATCATTTTTCAGGATCACCGGCTGCTGATGGACAAAACCGTTTTTGAAAACGTGGCTCTGCCATTAATGGTGGTGGGCTTTACCGCGGGTGAGATCCGCAAACGGGTCCAAACGGCCCTGGGTTGGGTTGGCCTTGCCGACAAAGCCAACTGCTACCCCATACAACTTTCTGGTGGTGAACAGCAACGGGTGGGCATTGCCCGGGCGGTGGTCAATAAGCCGCCGCTACTGCTGGCCGACGAACCTACCGGCAACCTCGACCCGAAATTGTCGATGGATATCCTGCACCTGTTTGAAGATCTTAATAG
Encoded here:
- the ftsE gene encoding cell division ATP-binding protein FtsE; the protein is MIRFEQVSKAYPGGAQALQNVSFELAKGEMAFLTGHSGAGKSTLLRLITLQERPSAGRVSINGHDISRLKSSQIPYVRRDIGIIFQDHRLLMDKTVFENVALPLMVVGFTAGEIRKRVQTALGWVGLADKANCYPIQLSGGEQQRVGIARAVVNKPPLLLADEPTGNLDPKLSMDILHLFEDLNSLGISVLVATHDLGLIARMRHHTLTLKNGRMLGDALGGDL